The segment atatatatatatatatatatatatatatatatatatatatatatatatatatatatatatatatatatatatatatatatatatatatatatatatatatatatatatatatatatatatatatatatatatatatatatatatatatatatatatatatatttatttatttgccacttcactaaacagcaaATAcattgtttgaaaaaaaaaacaggaaagctctctctctctctctcacaactgtttttgtagcatgcaactggaaaattgGAAGAGGTcgttcatgttttactactctttaacattgcaattaaaaagcatgttagagaagctgcattttgcctcttttacagattgcatgaagatcaaatgaatattttgctaaatccatctctaaatctatctataattccttttcaaactcatatatgtatatacagatacaattactggaataaacatactggggaaaaaaaaaaaataaataaaaaataaaaaaaaataaaaaataaaccatTGGTTTTTACCAACCCtgtaaataagtgaatgaatacaTCAACTTATATAAATTATACATTCATGAatatttgaaatatatgtaaatctattGATCAATtgatatgtgtatatatatatatatatatatatatatatatatatatatatatatatatatatatatatacatatatatacatatatatatatatatatattttttttttatatctagaaAAGTATATAGTATACCTTTGATGTGATGACTGCACCACTAATGTTGGTGCTGGTGACAGTTGTTGGCCTCTCTGGAGCAGTGGCTGCAGTCTCCtgtgggatgaatgaatgaacaaatgaaagaaggaaaagagaggtaaaTAAATTAATACGTAATGAatgacagaaaagacagaaaactggAGGAAACAAAATGAGGTATATGCTGCTTAGTAATGATTAGTGGTTTAATAGTCAGGCTTTTCATGCTGGGAAATGATGCTAATTCAAATAGTTACaactggaagaaggaagtggaggagcaaaacattaaaaaaactttcACAATGATGGAAATAAAGTTGATCACAGAACACCCACCGTTATGCAAGATTCTTGCAGGCTGGTCTTGGCAGCCCTTGCGGCAAGGGAGCTGGAGGACCGCTGGGGGAGGGCTGGCAGGAGATCCCACATGTCCTCAGGGTCAGGTTCCTCCTCCGTTTGACCGTCCACTGGTATCCTGGTTGAGGCCGAAGTCATCATCTCTGGAACATTCTTCATGATGGAGTTACTGATGAGGCCTTGGATGTAGGAACTGCAAGTGGTCAGGCTTTGCTGGTGTCCACCTGCAGCTCTCCTAATGGGTCTTTGGGTCTTCAGGGAAACATATGGTGATGCCATGATGGGTCTGCCCTGCACCCCCTTTGTGCTCTGGCTGTTTTCAGAATTTGTgttgtctttcttgttttctgaTATGGGCACAGGCTTGGGCGGTTCCATAATAAGGATGTCATCGTCACTATCGAATATAGCTTTGCTCACTGACTCTCTGTGCTTTGGactgtaattccttcttttcagcCTTTCTTGTGTCCGATGGAGGGAGCTCTTCTTTTTCTGGGTTGTACTAAATTCTGAAATCATGTCATCTTCATCACTATCAGTAAGCCATCCATCTTCATCCTGTGACTCTGACTCTGACCCATCGGAAGAAAGACTTCTGTCAGAGACTTCTAGGTCACGTGCTTTTTTTGGCTGATTTGGTGATTCACCGGTGTTCGGAGGTTCATGCTGCATAAACTGACCTGTAACTTTATCTGTTCCTGCATCTGGATCAACATGTAATCTCTTCAGCACATTGCCTTCACTGCTGGGAACAATGCTGCTATTCTGCCCAGGTGACAACATGGCATCTATGGCCAGGTGTGTTGCAACAGAAGCCTTGGCGGGCACGCTTGACTCATTCCTTTGTCTCTTCGGTGACTTGACTGCGTTTGAGATGTGCTCCCTTTTTCGGCTGTTATTCTGTCCCATCTTTTTCACTGTAGGATGTTCAACAGTTGACTCAGACTGTTGCATCGCCTTATGATGGAGTGAGGTTTCAGTTCTTGTGCTACTCCTTGCTTTCTTATCCACTGTCTGCTGTTTTTCTAtggcttttttctctttttctttgttgttagtTTTTTTAGCTGTTTGgtctaccttttttcttttctctatgttAGTAATTTTGTTGACAGTTTGTTCTACTTGTGTGTTTGCTTCCATGTTGCTGCCAGTATGAGTTCTTGTACTCTGTTCTCTTTCTtgggcttttttcttctcttttttggaaGTCTTTCCTGTAGTTGCTTCTGTTTCCTTGCCAGTACTAGTTTCACTGGGCACGTTTTGATTTACCGTGATAAGCATCGTGTCCATGGTGTCAAGGAGGCAGATTATATGCTTCCCATATTCAACCCTATGCAGAATACCAGCAGTCCCTCCCACTGCCTCCTGCACCAACTTCACAATATCATCACTGCTCTCTTGAGGTCTTTGCTCCTCTTCTGCACCTCTAATACTGCACACTGTCCtggtttcatttgttttatttacagACAGGATGCCCTCACTGCCCCCACCAAGCCTTCTCAGCACTACACTACAGTCCTGAGTGTGGATCTTAAGAGTCCCTGTTGCTTTTTGTTTGAATGGTCTGCCTCTCTTTTGTGGCACATTGTTTTCATCACCTGACCTTGTGTTTGAAGTTTTGTCCTTGGGGTTTTCATCACCTGACCTTGTGTTTGAAGTTTTGTCCTTGGTGGGGTTAAGACtcaatgttttattcttcttggATGGTCTGCCTCTCCGTTTGGGTTCTTTGTTTTCATCACCTGACCTTTTGTTTGAAGTTTTGTCCTTGGTGGGGTTAAGACtcaatgttttattcttcttggATGGCCTGCCTCTCCGTTTCGGTTCTTTGTTTTCATCACCTGACCTTTTGTTTGAAGTTTTGTCCTTGGTGGGGTTAAGACtcaatgttttattcttcttggATGGCCTGCCTCTCCGTTTCGGTTCTTTGTTTTCATCACCTGACCTTATGTTTGAAGTTTTGTCCTTGGTGGGGTTAAGACTCAATGTTGTATTCTTCTTGGATGGTCTGCCTCTTCGTTTCGGTTCTTTGTTTTCATCACCTGACCTTGTGTTTGAAGTTTTGTCCTTGGTGGGGTTAAGACtcaatgttttattcttcttggatggcctgcctctccgtttgggttcattccttgggttgttctgATTCAGATTTTCTTGACTCTCTGCCGTCACTTTTGCTTTGGGctgtctacctctcttccttgatGTATCACCCTCATCGCTCACCTTCTGCACTGACTTTTGTTTGGGCGATCTACATCTTTTCTTTGATATATTACCCTCATCATTCACCTCCAGCACTGACTTTCTTTTGGAaggtctacctcttcttcttggtAAGTTGCTCACATCTGAAAGCCTGTCCTGCACAGAAAGCTGCCTCAAATCAGCAGTTTTGTTTTGGGAAAGGCTTACTTCATCCACAGGTGCTTTTGCTTTCTTTCGAGACTTGTTTTCGTCAGATAACCCCACTGTGTTTGTAATAAGATTATCAGAAAGCTTTCTCTTTTTATGCAATCTGCTGGGTAAATTCACCCTGGCATGGTAATGAGAGCCATCCCAAGTGGGGTCATCCTCATCAACCTCATTATCCTCTATCTCCTCACATATAAAGTCATCACTTAACCCAAGCTGTTGTTTCCTCCTCTGCAGTGATTCCTCTACTTCTCTAACAAGATCATCCTCATCACAACATGAATCTTGCCTCAATGAGATCGCTGGGGAGACAGTGCTGGTTTTTATGGTTGCACCTGTCCTGGAAAGGTTCTTCTGGGGGTATAAGGGAGTTGAACTtggtttgtttttgctgttgtgtgGAGACTGGTAGGGACATTCATCTATTGGAGGAGGAAGTCCGTGTGCCAGGGAAATGTACCGCTCAATAACCTGGTTGAATGCTGTTTTATTCCTGTTGAGGATATCACGGTGTAGTGCCTCTGTCTGAAACTGGAATTGTAATAGAATTAGAGAATATATATGCCAGTCAGTTTTTAACATGAGTCTACATACAGCAATATATTGAAGGTAATGATAAAGTTCTCatatccatttctttctcatccctcttccCATATTCAGTCCATGCCAAAGTTATCAATAAGGCAAAATTCTAAAATTTTCAGCATGTTACATTTACTGAGCCTCAAACCATTTGTGCTgactagtttatatatatatatatatatatatatatatatatatatatatatatatatatatatatatatatatatagatatatatatatatacagtaaactctTTAAGTCACACTTCTATACTCCAGATATTGGATACGGTGTTAATGagttttcagtagtgtcaccgacaaGTCAGACGGATGCATACAAAAGCAAATGAGACCAAAAGTGCTCAGTGATATGTTTTCCCAAAAGACAAACACTTTTCACTGGTCAATCAGCGAGTAGTAGCCACAGCACCACAGCAGTCAAATTCCTGAAGGAATTTTTTTTTGAAGAATGAAATATAGAATATAATGCTCTTTGAGACCCAGAAAGTTGgtgttgtataaagaaatatttattttcttgttatttcacattaaataaaaactgaaaatgacataaggcaagggaaagaagggaagatgctgcATTTTCTAAAGACATTTCGCATCTTTTTGATCCTAGGCAGCGTTGTCCAATTATTTTGTAGCTGTGACTTTAATCCCGGAGCAGTGCTGTTTTTTTGTATGCTGGTGAATTTCTTGCATCATCtcttaacataatcatcatgtgcaggtgaggaaatatatatttttacaatattatagttgacatcaatctaaaacaaggagaaaattagaTTTGGCTCAGAACTCATATACATGCaaactgtaaacataactctTGCCACACAGAACGCATCTGCCGCTGGATGTGGGGCATATACAAAGGATTAAGCACAGGTGATCTGTATTCTGTAGTCATCCTCTAGGAACAAATCGTCAAATTCCTCCGTCTTCCTACTTCCAATAGTGTGCAATCTGTACTGGAATCTGAAGTGATGTACATGACAGTTTTTCCCGGGCGGTGGTGCCTGTCGTCAGGCAGAAGGGTTGTAATTCATTTTCAGCACTAATGCTGTGTTGTATGCTTCCGTTTGACTTGTCAGTGACATTACTGAAATGTTTTTAAATCAGACTATTTCAGGAGTCCAGACACATATCCATAAATCAGACCAAAATCCCTCACAAAGCCATGTCAGAGAATAATCTAGTTCCAGTAAATTACCATGCAGAGAACCACCAACATGCCAGCAACTCTCCCCCATGGACACCACCCCAAGCACCACCAACAGGACCACATTCtcaagaagacccaccctacaggaacttaatgactcaaggctagaggctgcagaacgcttagcctcagaccttactattatttccgattggggcaagaggaacctggtgtccttcaatgcctcaaaaacacagtttctccacctatctactcgacacaatcttccaaacaactatcccctattctttgacaacacccagctatcaccttcctcaacactaaacatcctcggtctatccttaactcaaaatctcaactggaaacttcatatctcatctcttactaaatcagcttcctcgaggctgggcgttctgtaccgtctccgccagttcttctccccagcacagttgctgtccatatacaggggccttgtctgccctcgtatggaatatgcatctcatgtgtggggggtctccactcatacagctcttctggacagagtggaggctaaggctcttcatctcatcagctctcctcctcatactgatagtcttctacctcttaaattccgccgcaatgttgcctctttctatcttctatcgatatttccacgctgactgctcttctgaacttgctaactgcatgcctccccctcccagccccgctgcactcgactttctactcatgctcatccctatactgtccaaaccccttatgcaagagttaaccagcatcttcactctttcatccctcatgctggtaaactctggaacaatcttccttcatctgtatttcctcctgcctacaacttgaactctttcaagaggagggtatcaggacatctctcctcctgagtctgaccttgcttttggacacctcttttctttctttctttcttaggagcagtgagtagcgggctttttttgttattgttttcttttttgtgtgtgcccttgagctgcctcctttgttgtaaaaaaaaaaaaacaccttaaggggggcgactactgggtatttttgacgaatatatttaaaatcggacgagtacatgtttttcgctcagcgtggccgggaaaccctaaattaccatgtggtgaggtttgttttcataaaattaaaacccctcccccttGGGGGGGCTTTTGCGTCATAGTCGGACATGCACATCATAAGACGCTCATGTCAACATATGCGGTACCattcgtatatacgtaaaaattgcattagaatattttatttcttcgtaaattttgtcatctgtcatcctctcttcttcgtgcggagaggcaggggaggaagagaggtgccaccgcgccagtgccaagcgagacaCAGACGGGAAGAGTAcgtcgtacttttctctcctctccagccaaaaaaatgtccttacaaatgatgtacaagcgcaaggcaaacagaaaaagtcaccaacatcaagaggtcttatggagcggccaaacctcagataacaagcaagagagtagcgtagaagcaaggcactcccACAAGGCACTCCCGCGGCACTCGCGCTACGCGGGAGTGCCGCGGGCCCAGATGCCTGATCATTCTCCAGCAAGTCAACAAGATATACACAATAATATGTAAAAATTTCATGCCAATTAAATAAATGCAAATGGCAGGACAggaatgaaatgtaaaaaaatctttaggagccaatatctcgaaaattagtgtagtgcggtgactatgcctgatgaacaagcctcccataacccacttagccaggggggtacctctttggccgactcggtaaggagtggctctcccgtcacgctggttgtggttcaatcccaggcagccggcgaaatACCCtaatcttgattaatttctcgtgtgtttcgatacacgcagaggacgtgtgggaccgggagagtaatagaaaaaagagaatagaaaatctcgtcattaaattagttttttaaacttaaaataatttcacaaaatcagTAAAAAGTCTGATTGACTTTTGTTAGGGATCTGttgaaactacaactaaagggcaatttttagttggaaatagattttcaataaagtcaaaagaaaatgggacacagagaggagaaaataataattgacaaaagatagtaattttttttcttcgaagacaaaacaaaaaatcaaaaagttactttcaacaaaatgtagataggtaaacaaagtttctatggtatttttttcaaaccgATTAACTGAAAATTGAAGCCTGTAGAACATAAAAACGAAAAATACGCTTTGTTcaagtctctcctaaacttcacccaaatttgatgaaattcacagaataagaAACCTTTACAGTaacaaataacatactaagatttcaaagctattggacgtaccatatgcgcagcAGGACCCCCCGTAG is part of the Eriocheir sinensis breed Jianghai 21 chromosome 32, ASM2467909v1, whole genome shotgun sequence genome and harbors:
- the LOC127006077 gene encoding uncharacterized protein LOC127006077 isoform X13; translation: MDTMLIMVNQNVPSETSTGKETEATTGKTSKKEKKKAQEREQSTRTHTGSNMEANTQVEQTVNKITNIEKRKKVDQTAKKTNNKEKEKKAIEKQQTVDKKARSSTRTESSLHHKAMQQSESTVEHPTVKKMGQNNSRKREHISNAVKSPKRQRNESSVPAKASVATHLAIDAMLSPGQNSSIVPSSEGNVLKRLHVDPDAGTDKVTGQFMQHEPPNTGESPNQPKKARDLEVSDRSLSSDGSESESQDEDGWLTDSDEDDMISEFSTTQKKKSSLHRTQERLKRRNYSPKHRESVSKAIFDSDDDILIMEPPKPVPISENKKDNTNSENSQSTKGVQGRPIMASPYVSLKTQRPIRRAAGGHQQSLTTCSSYIQGLISNSIMKNVPEMMTSASTRIPVDGQTEEEPDPEDMWDLLSALPQRSSSSLAARAAKTSLQESGITETAATAPERPTTVTSTNISGAVITSKASKVKRSFWIESEEEEEGEDKDTEDTESLFMPTLPLASQLIQESTVLPSYSSLGPEHWMSVARAMQKRKKFQTEALHRDILNRNKTAFNQVIERYISLAHGLPPPIDECPYQSPHNSKNKPSSTPLYPQKNLSRTGATIKTSTVSPAISLRQDSCCDEDDLVREVEESLQRRKQQLGLSDDFICEEIEDNEVDEDDPTWDGSHYHARVNLPSRLHKKRKLSDNLITNTVGLSDENKSRKKAKAPVDEVSLSQNKTADLRQLSVQDRLSDVSNLPRRRGRPSKRKSVLEVNDEGNISKKRCRSPKQKSVQKVSDEGDTSRKRGRQPKAKVTAESQENLNQNNPRNEPKRRGRPSKKNKTLSLNPTKDKTSNTRSGDENKEPKRRGRPSKKNTTLSLNPTKDKTSNIRSGDENKEPKRRGRPSKKNKTLSLNPTKDKTSNKRSGDENKEPKRRGRPSKKNKTLSLNPTKDKTSNKRSGDENKEPKRRGRPSKKNKTLSLNPTKDKTSNTRSGDENNVPQKRGRPFKQKATGTLKIHTQDCSVVLRRLGGGSEGILSVNKTNETRTVCSIRGAEEEQRPQESSDDIVKLVQEAVGGTAGILHRVEYGKHIICLLDTMDTMLITVNQNVPSETSTGKETEATTGKTSKKEKKKAQEREQSTRTHTGSNMEANTQVEQTVNKITNIEKRKKVDQTAKKTNNKEKEKKAIEKQQTVDKKARSSTRTETSLHHKAMQQSESTVEHPTVKKMGQNNSRKREHISNAVKSPKRQRNESSVPAKASVATHLAIDAMLSPGQNSSIVPSSEGNVLKRLHVDPDAGTDKVTGQFMQHEPPNTGESPNQPKKARDLEVSDRSLSSDGSESESQDEDGWLTDSDEDDMISEFSTTQKKKSSLHRTQERLKRRNYSPKHRESVSKAIFDSDDDILIMEPPKPVPISENKKDNTNSENSQSTKGVQGRPIMASPYVSLKTQRPIRRAAGGHQQSLTTCSSYIQGLISNSIMKNVPEMMTSASTRIPVDGQTEEEPDPEDMWDLLPALPQRSSSSLAARAAKTSLQESCITETAATAPERPTTVTSTNISGAVITSKASKVKRSFWIESEEEEEEEDKDTEDTESLFMPTLPVASQLIQESTVLPNYSSLGPEHWMSVARAMQKRKKNSFLRLTFL